A DNA window from Acropora palmata chromosome 12, jaAcrPala1.3, whole genome shotgun sequence contains the following coding sequences:
- the LOC141860428 gene encoding adhesion G-protein coupled receptor D1-like isoform X5, which yields MKALLRVFLVICFANFDVTTRAYKINKSQVTWEQAKELCQKSGSILAVVDSQDKIEELSNKLSFLGYKSAKHKFWIGLRTNTSIGQFVWSTGKIAQASFINSACGINSGHIKSGQERCYLFKNQDSPPSCFQQTQCSKTDYFICQSLSYAELLSNLSTSDNRITASSITSVESLTVTSKKSSISLTANIPGQRSTRSLAEESSATSQLTKPTSSKSTATSVVHFYPTASVSISLEAAITPDKRQNMRTSVTSHSKVSRTLNGQSSPSMTTYASSSISADAGVEDSEQLENPISAFINFVGSLNPKDNQALELLTDKFGDLVISLKANASKDIEDNVIESAQAIEDFAFKYAILNLNASKNQERKKNQDIVIQLSLLPKGHAQNFTFLEDNGAARITLPSYLFRNQDTIVFNALYMDLHEYVARSNPRKSIIGSRILGTSIKPSQRTVFEENVTIVLQTITENHQNAEQECAFWKWNHLHPENGAWSSEGCWLLNAQENFTVCTCNHLTNFAILMNTKKQKVPQKHKLPLSYITYVGLGLSLLGETITILAYLLLLWSKHNQQSHVHINLVTTLAMAQVFFLAGIKSTQDQDFCTTVAALIHYFYLSSFCWMLIEGVMLYLLIIEVYNVAVKLRYCYLSAYGFPGLVVTVTLLTAHVTEEDGIYQYRSREWCWLSGRKHYIWSFVAPVILVTGINVVVFCAVVKEMLSMTSVKSTRLNALKTTIKACVVLFPLLGITWLFGLLSLSQAGVVTQYLFTIFNSIQGLLIFLLHCARNSEVRSAWNEKLQFLKKRAWTLVGMQNSSPSNTNDVRSSRPERSEMELHRKFNKISPVEG from the exons ATGAAGGCTCTGCTGCGAGTTTTTCTTGTTATat GTTTCGCTAATTTCGACGTGACCACGAGGGCCTACAAGATAAACAAGTCTCAAGTGACGTGGGAACAGGCCAAAGAACTTTGCCAGAAAAGTGGCTCTATACTCGCAGTGGTCGATTCTCAGGACAAGATCGAAGAACTGTCAAATAAACTATCGTTCCTGGGATACAAAAGCGCCAAACACAAGTTCTGGATTGGTTTAAGGACAAATACATCCATAGGACAGTTTGTGTGGAGCACAGGGAAAATTGCTCAAGCCAGCTTCATAAATTCGGCTTGTGGTATAAATTCTGGTCATATCAAGAGTGGACAAGAGCGATGTTATTTATTCAAGAATCAGGATTCTCCTCCTTCATGTTTCCAGCAGACGCAATGCAGTAAAACAGATTATTTCATCTGCCAGTCTTTATCTTACGCAG AACTTCTTTCCAATCTTTCGACATCTGACAATCGCATCACTGCTTCAAGTATTACCAGTGTGGAATCATTAACAGTTACTTCCAAGAAGTCATCTATTAGCTTGACTGCAAATATCCCAGGCCAACGCTCAACAAGATCCCTCGCCGAGGAATCCTCGGCAACATCACAGCTTACGAAACCTACTTCATCCAAAAGCACTGCAACAAGTGTCGTCCATTTTTATCCAACAGCATCAGTCTCTATATCATTAGAAGCCGCCATAACTCCcgacaaaagacaaaatatgAGGACCTCTGTTACTTCACACAGCAAAGTGTCGAGGACTTTAAATGGCCAGTCATCTCCAAGCATGACAACCTATGCATCGTCAAGTATAAGTGCAGATGCTGGAGTTGAAGACAGTGAACAGTTGGAAAATCCT aTTTCAGCCTTCATAAATTTTGTGGGATCTCTGAATCCAAAAGACAACCAGGCACTGGAG ctcCTTACAGATAAGTTTGGTGATCTCGTAATTTCTTTGAAGGCGAATGCAAGCAAAGATATTGAAGACAATGTGATAGAATCTGCACAAGCCATAGAGGACTTTGCATTCAAATATGCTATCCTCAACTTGAATGCTTCCAAAAACCAAGaacgaaagaaaaatcaagatatCG TTATCCAGCTTTCGCTTTTGCCGAAAGGCCACGCACAAAACTTCACATTCCTCGAAGACAACGGAGCCGCAAGGATAACGCTTCCGTCATATCTGTTTCGAAACCAAG ACACTATTGTTTTCAACGCCCTCTATATGGATCTGCATGAATATGTTGCGAGATCAAACCCAAG GAAAAGCATTATTGGTTCTAGAATTCTTGGTACCAGTATTAAACCATCTCAAAGAACTGTctttgaagaaaatgttacAATTGTCCTTCAAACAATCACG GAAAACCATCAAAACGCGGAGCAAGAGTGTGCATTTTGGAAGTGGAATCATTTGCATCC AGAAAATGGTGCTTGGTCCAGCGAAGGATGCTGGTTGTTGAACGCGCAAGAAAACTTCACGGTTTGCACATGCAATCATTTGACAAACTTTGCGATTTTAATGAACACCAAGAAACAGAAG GTTCCTCAAAAGCACAAGCTGCCTTTGAGCTACATAACTTACGTTGGTCTGGGATTGTCTTTACTCGGAGAGACTATCACTATTCTGGCATACCTTTTGCTATT ATGGTCCAAACACAATCAACAAAGTCATGTTCACATTAACTTGGTAACCACTCTAGCCATGGCGcaggtgttttttttggcagGAATAAAATCCACTCAAGATCAG GATTTTTGTACCACCGTTGCAGCTCTCATTCACTACTTTTATCTATCTTCGTTTTGTTGGATGTTAATAGAAGGCGTTATGTTATATCTTTTAATCATTGAAGTTTACAACGTCGCCGTTAAATTACGTTATTGCTACTTGTCTGCATATG GATTTCCTGGTCTGGTCGTGACAGTAACGCTGTTAACTGCCCACGTAACAGAGGAAGACGGAATTTATCAATACAGGTCTCGTGAATG gtGTTGGCTTTCGGGACGAAAACATTATATATGGTCGTTTGTTGCACCAGTAATATTAGTGACCGGT ATTAATGTGGTAGTATTTTGTGCAGTTGTGAAAGAGATGCTTTCCATGACGAGTGTGAAATCGACGAGACTGAACGCATTAAA AACGACTATCAAAGCGTGTGTTGTACTTTTCCCTCTCTTGGGAATCACGTGGTTGTTTGGCCTGCTGAGTCTTTCTCAAGCTGGAGTTGTAACGCAATATCTTTTCACAATATTCAACTCCATTCAG GGACTTCTGATATTTCTTCTTCATTGTGCAAGAAATTCTGAG gtgAGATCAGCCTGGAATGAAAAGCTACAGTTCTTGAAAAAGCGCGCATGGACATTAGTTGGAATGCAAAACTCATCTCCTTCGAACACGAACGATGTAAGATCTTCTCGGCCAGAGAGATCCGAAATGGAACTCCATCGAAAATTCAATAAGATCTCACCTGTTGAGGGATAG